The genomic window TAGCCTCGGTGTATCAATATTGCGCTCACAAATATTTGGAATATGAACGCGATCGCACCGATGTAGATCAAGCAGTCCAGAAATTAACCAAAGCCATTCGCCTACATCCTCCAGTTTTTTTTAATGACTATAACCGATCGCTCGTCCGATGGTTGGTGAAGCGGTGGATTGTCACTCGCATTTCCCCCCGTCCCAAACCGTCAATTTTATCCTAACAGTCCAGAAAAACCCACCCCCGATGACCACCTCATGTGATATCATTGACTTAAAACTCCAGGTTGGCACAGAGGAAGGCGATCGCACTTTCCCATTGCACCGTTTGATGGAGAAGATGACGCTGGAATGCTTCCGCCACTGCCTGCACCTCACTCCCTGAGAGCATCTGTGCCAATCGGTCCCCATAGCTGGGTTTTTCCGACTTGGAGGGAGTAAACCAGCGCTCAAGCATGGCAGAAGTAATCTGTAATTCCTGGTGCGATCGCTCGATTTGCAACTGCACCTGAAACCCTACAGATTCTAAATCCCGTTGCAAATCTGCGGCATCCCAATTCACCATCGGGTCCGTAGAATCTTGATAAATTGCCTCTTCTGCTGCCATCAGGCGATCGCCTAAATTTCCCTTGAGTCCTTTCCCTCCTAACAACCGATATAAACGCTGAGTATAACGTGGCAGGGTTTCCCCTAACACTAACCCGGACGACTCCGACAACAAAGACACCAAACTCCCGGCGATCGCCCGTTTATCCCCTTCTCGAACCAAGGCATTTCGGCCCAGGATGCGGTCAAATTTGACCCCAGAGGCTTGTTTGTCCAGGGTTTCCCGGATGTGAGATGAAGACGCTGCCATCACCATCGGACGCATTAATTCCGGCAGGGATGCAGATTGTTCGATTAACGCTCTCACTTCCGATTCCTGACGGGCGATCGCATAAACTCCCCCTTCTGGGACTCGTCGAACTGCCTCCCAAGTGAGTAACCCACTTTGGGCGTTCAAATCCAGAATCAGATGATGCCGTTGGGGTTGTGCCATCTCAAATAGGCGATCGCGCACCTCTGTGAGGCGACTGCCGACTTGTCCCAACGTGCGCTGCAACCAGCGATCGGCAGTGCGATCGCCAGGACCATAAGTGAGAACTTCTGCCGGGGCCACCCCCACCCCTTCCACCATTGCCGCCAACTGCGCTTCCCTCCGTCGCGCCACCTGGGTGGCAATTTCTGCCTCCTTCCCCTGATTAGACGGTTGATAAAACACCTGTCCCTGCAAACTTTGGGGTAAATATTGCTGTTCCACCCAATGATCTCGATAGGCGTGAGGATACAAATATCCGGCACCATGTCCAAACCCCTTTTTATCCCGATTCGCATCCTTTAAATGGCTGGGAACCTCTGCCTCTCGTTCTTTTTCCACGGTTGCTAAGGCATCAAAAAAGGCCATAATACTGTTTGATTTAGGGGCAGTAGCTAAGTATAATGCCGCTTGGGCTAAATGATACCGTCCTTCTGGCATTCCCACGCGATCGAAGCTTTCTGCACAAGCATTCACTATCACCACGGCATTCGGATCCGCCAGTCCAATATCCTCACTGGCTAAAATCAACATCCGCCGGAAGATAAAACGCGGATCTTCCCCAGCATAGACCATTTTTGCTAACCAGTACAGGGCTGCATCCGGGTCAGAACCGCGTAAACTTTTAATAAAAGCACTGATGGTATCAAAGTGAGCATCGCCTTCTTTGTCATATAAAACCGCCCGTTTCTGGATGGATTCTTCCGCCACCTGCAAGGTGATGTGAATCTTTCCGGTGTCATCGGGGGGCGTGGTTTCCACCGCCAATTCTAAGGCATTCAACAGCGATCGCGCATCGCCATTGGCAACATCAACCAGATGAGCTGTTGCCTCTGGATCCAGATGGACCTGGAGATGTCCATATCCGCGATCGCTATCCCTTAAAGTTTGCTGACAAATCTGCTGTAAATCCTTGGGAGTCAGGGGAGTCAGTTGAAAAATCCGCGATCGACTAACTAAGGCTTTATTGACTTCAAAATAGGGGTTTTCTGTGGTTGCCCCAATCAAAATAACCGTACCGTTTTCTACCCAAG from Laspinema palackyanum D2c includes these protein-coding regions:
- a CDS encoding AAA family ATPase, translated to MKFKTKTQPNLEKDAPLAARMRPRVLEEFIGQDHILGEGRLLRRAIQADQLSSLIFYGPPGTGKTTLARVIANSTQAQFIAINAVLSGVKEIREAIATAQQHRQESSQRTILFVDEVHRFNKSQQDALLPWVENGTVILIGATTENPYFEVNKALVSRSRIFQLTPLTPKDLQQICQQTLRDSDRGYGHLQVHLDPEATAHLVDVANGDARSLLNALELAVETTPPDDTGKIHITLQVAEESIQKRAVLYDKEGDAHFDTISAFIKSLRGSDPDAALYWLAKMVYAGEDPRFIFRRMLILASEDIGLADPNAVVIVNACAESFDRVGMPEGRYHLAQAALYLATAPKSNSIMAFFDALATVEKEREAEVPSHLKDANRDKKGFGHGAGYLYPHAYRDHWVEQQYLPQSLQGQVFYQPSNQGKEAEIATQVARRREAQLAAMVEGVGVAPAEVLTYGPGDRTADRWLQRTLGQVGSRLTEVRDRLFEMAQPQRHHLILDLNAQSGLLTWEAVRRVPEGGVYAIARQESEVRALIEQSASLPELMRPMVMAASSSHIRETLDKQASGVKFDRILGRNALVREGDKRAIAGSLVSLLSESSGLVLGETLPRYTQRLYRLLGGKGLKGNLGDRLMAAEEAIYQDSTDPMVNWDAADLQRDLESVGFQVQLQIERSHQELQITSAMLERWFTPSKSEKPSYGDRLAQMLSGSEVQAVAEAFQRHLLHQTVQWESAIAFLCANLEF